A DNA window from Paralichthys olivaceus isolate ysfri-2021 chromosome 11, ASM2471397v2, whole genome shotgun sequence contains the following coding sequences:
- the igsf11 gene encoding immunoglobulin superfamily member 11 — translation MVKFHNSDLWIAWMVIFCMEGSRFDLHTGKVCVRALDVTVSQSSIQVARGQAAVLPCSFSTSAALNNLNIIWMVIPLSNANQPEQVIIYQGGQVFSLANHLNGRVGFVATMPSTSASIFINNTQLSDTGTYQCLVNNLPDRGGRNIGVIGLTVLVPPSVPACRIQGTLDVGSDIMLLCSSEEGIPTPSYSWEKLDALPRLPHNAMQDQMQGTVTLRNISTSTSGLYQCTSSNAIGKSTCLLNLQVVAPQPQSVGLIAGTIATGVLAVIICSLLAVVTLFYWKNKNKYDEEEIPNEIREDDLPPKRSSSVKAFHADASSSENDTLTSTNTYNSRYWHNPKTNYDTNSYTRYNGDTRQTFSTAAHGGHGQAQNAGHGHNPVVTAPGSAPLSRHVQPTTATTTSFANGSHTLPPPKTLVVTTNSAPSPPAMVRSNGSVSLKPVVTSTHGQHTHSYAVSQATLERMGAVPVMVPAQSRAGSLV, via the exons tgtgtgtgcgggCACTGGACGTGACGGTGTCCCAGAGCAGCATCCAGGTGGCCCGTGGCCAGGCGGCCGTCCTGCCCTGCTCTTTCAGCACCAGCGCTGCCCTCAACAACCTCAACATCATCTGGATGGTGATACCGCTGTCCAACGCCAACCAGCCGGAACAG GTGATCATTTACCAGGGCGGTCAGGTGTTCAGCCTCGCCAACCACCTCAATGGCCGTGTGGGCTTCGTGGCCACCATGCCAAGTACAAGTGCCTCCATCTTCATCAACAACACCCAGCTGTCCGACACTGGGACCTACCAGTGCCTGGTCAACAACCTCCCAGACAGAGGGGGGCGCAACATTGGCGTCATTGGGCTCACTGTGTTGG TGCCCCCATCTGTGCCAGCGTGTCGAATCCAGGGCACGCTGGATGTAGGCAGTGACATCATGCTGCTCTGCAGCTCGGAGGAAGGCATTCCCACGCCATCCTACTCCTGGGAGAAGCTGGACGCGCTGCCCAGGCTGCCGCACAACGCCATGCAAG aCCAGATGCAGGGGACTGTCACACTGAGAAACATCAGCACCAGCACCTCAGGACTCTACCAATGTACCTCCAGCAACGCTATTGGGAAGAGCACCTGTCTGCTCAACCTGCAGGTTGTAGCAC CTCAGCCTCAGAGTGTGGGTCTGATAGCAGGGACCATTGCTACAGGGGTCCTGGCAGTCATCATCTGTTCCCTCTTAGCGGTGGTCACGCTCTTCTACTGGAAGAACAAGAACAAGTACGATGAGGAGGAGATCCCCAATGAGATCAG AGAAGATGACCTTCCCCCTAAGAGGTCCTCATCAGTGAAGGCTTTCCACGCGGATGCGTCCTCCTCGGAGAACGACACGCTGACATCAACCAACACCTACAACAGTCGCTACTGGCACAACCCCAAAACCAACTACGACACCAACTCATACACTCGCTACAATGGAGACACACGCCAGACCTTCTCCACTGCTGCCCATGGTGGACATGGACAGGCCCAGAACGCAGGACATGGCCACAATCCAGTGGTCACAGCACCAGGTTCAGCTCCGCTGTCTCGCCATGTGCAGCCCACGACGGCAACGACGACATCGTTCGCCAATGGCAGCCACACGCTCCCACCACCCAAGACTCTGGTGGTCACGACAAACTCTGCTCCGTCCCCTCCCGCCATGGTGCGCAGCAACGGCTCAGTGAGCCTCAAACCGGTGGTGACGTCCACACACGGGCAGCACACGCACTCCTACGCCGTGAGCCAGGCCACCCTGGAGCGGATGGGGGCGGTGCCGGTCATGGTGCCCGCCCAAAGCAGAGCGGGCTCGCTGGTCTAA